One window from the genome of Streptomyces cadmiisoli encodes:
- a CDS encoding family 2B encapsulin nanocompartment shell protein, which translates to MSAPDSATGPATEELTTAADHPLTSLSTLAARQLTTTTKSEPQMQAITSRWLLKALPWVDVKGGAYRVNRRLQLRVGRGRVQFEQNGADDIRVIPRTLTELPVLRGYGDTEVLKEIAGRFRVRDVRAGQVLYEAGQPVTEAYLVVHGRFTRFATGKYGEEEILGVVTDGDQMGDEAIGQADPLWLSSMRAETAGVVMVLPWDVVREFTDRVPSLAAHLTEYAERQRLPMNRKGEADVPVQAGHVGEPTLTGGFVDYDLAPREYELSLTQTVLRVHTRVADLYNDPMDQTEQQLRLTVEEIRERQEWELVNNREFGLLHNIDYGQRISSFTGPPTPDDMDELLAMRRKTRLFLAHPKAIAAFFRQCNKRGLVPGTATVNGHEIPAWRGVPLFPCSKIPVSDQHTSSIIALRTGEADQGVVGLRQTGIPEEYQPGLNVRFMGIDTAAIINYLVTAYYSLAILVPDAAGVLENVQLGRSAD; encoded by the coding sequence GTGTCCGCACCGGACAGCGCCACCGGTCCCGCCACCGAAGAACTCACCACCGCAGCCGACCATCCGCTCACCAGCCTCAGCACCCTCGCCGCGCGCCAACTCACCACGACCACCAAGTCCGAACCCCAGATGCAGGCCATCACCTCACGATGGCTGCTCAAGGCCCTGCCCTGGGTGGACGTCAAGGGCGGCGCCTACCGGGTCAACCGGCGGCTGCAGCTCCGCGTCGGCCGCGGTCGAGTGCAGTTCGAGCAGAACGGCGCCGACGACATCCGGGTCATCCCCCGGACGCTCACCGAGCTGCCGGTGCTGCGCGGCTACGGCGACACCGAGGTCCTCAAGGAGATCGCCGGCCGCTTCCGGGTGCGGGACGTCCGCGCGGGCCAGGTCCTGTACGAGGCCGGCCAGCCGGTCACCGAGGCCTATCTCGTCGTGCACGGCCGGTTCACCCGCTTCGCCACCGGCAAGTACGGCGAGGAGGAGATCCTCGGGGTCGTCACCGACGGCGACCAGATGGGTGACGAGGCCATCGGCCAGGCCGACCCGCTGTGGCTGAGCTCGATGCGCGCCGAGACCGCGGGCGTGGTGATGGTGCTGCCCTGGGACGTGGTGCGGGAGTTCACCGACCGGGTGCCGTCGCTGGCCGCGCATCTGACGGAGTACGCCGAGCGGCAGCGGCTCCCGATGAACCGCAAGGGCGAGGCCGACGTCCCGGTGCAGGCCGGACACGTCGGAGAGCCCACCCTGACCGGCGGATTCGTCGACTACGACCTGGCCCCGCGCGAGTACGAGCTGTCCCTCACCCAGACCGTGCTGCGGGTGCACACCCGGGTCGCCGACCTCTACAACGACCCGATGGACCAGACCGAGCAGCAGTTGCGCCTGACCGTGGAGGAGATCCGCGAGCGCCAGGAGTGGGAACTGGTCAACAACCGCGAGTTCGGGCTGCTGCACAACATCGACTACGGACAGCGCATCAGCTCGTTCACCGGCCCGCCGACCCCGGACGACATGGACGAGCTGCTGGCCATGCGCCGCAAGACCCGGCTGTTCCTCGCGCATCCGAAGGCGATCGCGGCCTTCTTCCGCCAGTGCAACAAGCGCGGACTGGTGCCCGGCACCGCCACCGTGAACGGGCACGAGATCCCCGCCTGGCGCGGTGTCCCGCTGTTCCCGTGCAGCAAGATCCCCGTCTCCGACCAGCACACCAGCAGCATCATCGCGCTGCGCACGGGGGAGGCGGACCAGGGCGTCGTGGGCCTGCGCCAGACCGGCATCCCGGAGGAGTACCAGCCGGGTCTGAACGTCCGGTTCATGGGCATCGACACCGCCGCCATCATCAACTACCTCGTCACCGCCTACTACTCGCTGGCCATCCTCGTGCCCGACGCGGCCGGAGTCCTTGAGAACGTCCAGCTCGGCCGGAGCGCCGACTGA
- a CDS encoding zinc-binding alcohol dehydrogenase family protein — protein MRAWSVVAPGPVEEGALRLVEKPVPTPGEDELLVRVRVCGVCRTDLHVVEGDLEVHRPAVTPGHQVVGTVAGFGTAVRGFTVGDRVGVAWLRRTDGTCAYCARGAENLCPASRYTGWDADGGYAPYTTVPAAFAHRLPGGLDDVAAAPLLCAGIIGYRALRRAALPPGGRLGLYGFGGSAHLCAQVALAEGARVHVLTRGAAARRLALELGAASAREASDPPPEPLDSAILFAPVGELVPVALRALDRGGVLAIAGIHLSDVPPLNYERELFYERELRSVTSNTREDAREFLAIAARHGVRATTHVYPLSEAPRALADLKAGRFDGAAVLVDDLD, from the coding sequence ATGCGGGCGTGGTCGGTGGTCGCGCCGGGGCCGGTGGAGGAGGGGGCGCTGCGGCTGGTGGAGAAGCCGGTGCCGACGCCCGGCGAGGACGAGCTGCTGGTGCGTGTGCGGGTGTGCGGGGTGTGCCGGACCGACCTGCACGTGGTCGAGGGGGACCTCGAGGTGCACCGGCCCGCGGTCACGCCCGGTCACCAGGTGGTCGGGACGGTGGCGGGGTTCGGGACGGCGGTGCGCGGATTCACGGTCGGCGACCGGGTGGGCGTGGCCTGGCTGCGCCGCACCGACGGCACCTGCGCCTACTGCGCCCGCGGCGCCGAGAACCTCTGCCCGGCCTCGCGCTACACGGGCTGGGACGCCGACGGCGGTTACGCACCGTACACGACCGTACCGGCCGCGTTCGCCCACCGGCTGCCCGGCGGCCTCGACGACGTCGCCGCCGCTCCGCTGCTGTGCGCCGGCATCATCGGCTACCGCGCGCTGCGCCGCGCCGCGCTGCCGCCGGGCGGACGGCTCGGTCTGTACGGGTTCGGGGGCAGCGCCCACCTGTGCGCGCAGGTGGCCCTGGCCGAGGGCGCCCGGGTGCACGTCCTGACCCGCGGTGCGGCGGCACGGCGGCTCGCGCTGGAGCTGGGGGCCGCCTCGGCGCGGGAGGCCTCCGACCCGCCACCGGAGCCGCTGGACAGCGCGATCCTGTTCGCTCCGGTCGGCGAGCTGGTCCCGGTGGCGCTGCGGGCCCTGGACCGGGGCGGGGTGCTGGCGATCGCCGGTATCCATCTGAGCGACGTACCGCCGCTGAACTACGAGCGCGAGCTGTTCTACGAGCGGGAGCTGCGCAGCGTCACCTCCAACACGCGTGAGGACGCCCGTGAGTTCCTGGCGATCGCCGCCCGGCACGGCGTGCGTGCCACCACGCACGTCTATCCGCTGTCGGAGGCGCCGCGGGCGCTCGCCGATCTGAAGGCGGGCCGCTTCGACGGAGCGGCGGTGCTGGTCGACGACCTGGACTGA
- a CDS encoding VOC family protein, which produces MAVKPEGMPCWADAMFTDVEGAKTFYADVLGWTFGEASSEFGNYTQAYADGKAVAAVVPPMPGGEEQSQWCLYFASPDAAATAARIRDNGGEVLMGPMQVGDFGTMCLARDPGGVAFGVWQSGTHEGFEAPMEQPGAYCWAEVFTREPETADAFFPAVFPFTAQQMDDDGIDFRIFNLSGNPVLGRMKMTDDFPPEVPAYINVYFSVADCDAAVAKATERGGVLRFGPMDSPFGRFAALSDPQGASFSVIDTTTTEGEMPDLTDIA; this is translated from the coding sequence ATGGCCGTGAAACCCGAGGGAATGCCCTGCTGGGCCGACGCGATGTTCACGGACGTCGAGGGGGCCAAGACCTTCTACGCCGACGTCCTCGGCTGGACCTTCGGCGAGGCGTCGTCGGAGTTCGGCAACTACACCCAGGCCTACGCCGACGGCAAGGCGGTCGCGGCCGTCGTACCACCCATGCCGGGTGGTGAGGAGCAGTCGCAGTGGTGCCTCTACTTCGCCTCGCCGGACGCCGCGGCCACGGCCGCCAGGATCCGGGACAACGGCGGTGAGGTGCTGATGGGGCCCATGCAGGTCGGTGACTTCGGCACCATGTGCCTGGCCCGCGACCCCGGTGGCGTCGCGTTCGGCGTGTGGCAGAGCGGCACCCACGAGGGGTTCGAGGCGCCGATGGAGCAGCCCGGCGCGTACTGCTGGGCGGAGGTCTTCACCCGCGAGCCGGAGACGGCGGACGCGTTCTTCCCCGCCGTGTTCCCGTTCACCGCCCAGCAGATGGACGACGACGGCATCGACTTCCGGATCTTCAACCTCAGCGGGAACCCGGTGCTGGGCCGGATGAAGATGACGGACGACTTCCCGCCCGAGGTGCCGGCGTACATCAATGTCTACTTCAGCGTCGCCGACTGCGACGCGGCCGTGGCCAAGGCGACCGAGCGCGGCGGTGTGCTGCGCTTCGGACCGATGGACAGTCCCTTCGGCCGGTTCGCGGCACTGAGCGACCCGCAGGGCGCGAGCTTCTCGGTGATCGACACCACCACCACCGAGGGTGAGATGCCGGACCTCACCGACATCGCCTGA
- a CDS encoding ribonuclease H family protein: MRERVVAACDGASKGNPGPAGWAWVVADESESPTRWEAGPLGKATNNVAELTALERLLASTDPGVPLEVRMDSQYAMKAVTTWLPGWKRNGWKTSAGKPVANQDLVVRIDELLDGRSVEFRYVPAHQVDGDPLNDFADRAASQAATEQQSAGSGFGSPEPPPASGAASAAPRRGPAAAKPARQRSGTAARTIKAKFPGRCACGRSYAAGEAIAKNPQGWGHPECRTVDA, encoded by the coding sequence ATGCGTGAACGAGTGGTGGCCGCGTGCGACGGGGCTTCGAAGGGAAACCCCGGGCCGGCGGGCTGGGCATGGGTCGTCGCCGACGAGTCGGAGTCCCCGACCCGCTGGGAGGCGGGGCCGCTGGGCAAGGCCACCAACAACGTCGCCGAACTCACCGCCCTGGAGCGGCTGCTGGCGTCGACGGACCCCGGCGTGCCGCTGGAGGTCCGGATGGACTCGCAGTACGCCATGAAGGCCGTCACCACCTGGCTGCCCGGCTGGAAGCGCAACGGCTGGAAGACCTCCGCCGGCAAACCCGTCGCCAACCAGGACCTGGTGGTGCGCATCGACGAACTGCTCGACGGCCGCTCCGTCGAGTTCCGCTACGTCCCGGCCCACCAGGTCGACGGCGACCCGCTGAACGACTTCGCCGACCGCGCCGCCAGCCAGGCCGCCACCGAGCAGCAGTCGGCCGGCAGCGGCTTCGGCTCCCCGGAACCGCCGCCCGCGTCCGGCGCCGCGTCGGCCGCCCCGCGCCGCGGTCCGGCCGCGGCCAAGCCCGCCCGGCAGCGGTCCGGCACCGCGGCCCGTACGATCAAGGCCAAGTTCCCGGGCCGCTGCGCGTGCGGCCGCTCCTACGCGGCCGGCGAGGCCATCGCCAAGAACCCCCAGGGCTGGGGCCACCCCGAGTGCCGGACGGTGGACGCCTAG
- the melC2 gene encoding tyrosinase MelC2 produces MTVRKNQASLSADEKRRFVAAVLELKRSGRYDEFVTTHNAFIMGDVDDGERTGHRSPSFLPWHRRFLLDFERALQSVDASVALPYWDWSADRTAGSSLWAPDFLGGSGRARDGRVTDGLFTESAGNWPITVRVDGRTYLRRALAGAVRELPTPAEVESVLAMSRYDTAPWNSASDGFRNHLEGWRGVNLHNRVHVWVGGQMATGVSPNDPVFWLTHAFVDKLWARWQRRHPRSGYLPAAGTRDVVDLNDPMKPWNDTTPADMLDHTPHYTFDTDA; encoded by the coding sequence ATGACCGTCCGCAAGAACCAGGCGAGCCTGTCCGCCGACGAGAAGCGGCGTTTTGTCGCCGCGGTCCTGGAGCTCAAGCGCAGCGGCCGCTACGACGAGTTCGTCACGACCCACAACGCCTTCATCATGGGGGACGTCGACGACGGCGAGCGCACCGGCCACCGCTCGCCGTCCTTCCTGCCCTGGCACCGCAGATTCCTGCTGGACTTCGAGCGCGCGCTTCAGTCCGTGGACGCGTCGGTCGCGCTGCCGTACTGGGACTGGTCCGCCGACCGCACCGCAGGGTCCTCGTTGTGGGCGCCCGACTTCCTCGGCGGCAGCGGGCGCGCCCGGGACGGCCGGGTGACGGACGGCCTCTTCACCGAGTCGGCCGGCAACTGGCCGATCACCGTGCGCGTCGACGGCCGGACGTATCTGCGGCGGGCCCTCGCCGGGGCGGTACGTGAGCTGCCGACACCGGCCGAGGTCGAGTCCGTACTGGCCATGAGCCGGTACGACACCGCGCCCTGGAACAGCGCGTCGGACGGCTTCCGCAATCATCTGGAGGGCTGGCGGGGCGTCAATCTGCACAACCGGGTGCACGTCTGGGTCGGCGGCCAGATGGCCACGGGTGTCTCGCCCAACGACCCGGTGTTCTGGCTGACGCACGCCTTCGTCGACAAGCTGTGGGCGCGGTGGCAGCGCCGGCACCCCCGCTCCGGCTACCTGCCGGCGGCCGGCACACGGGACGTGGTCGACCTGAACGATCCGATGAAGCCGTGGAACGACACGACCCCGGCGGACATGCTGGACCACACTCCCCACTACACGTTCGACACGGACGCGTAG
- the melC1 gene encoding apotyrosinase chaperone MelC1 translates to MPELSRRRALAAGAALTAAAGTLSIAPGMAATARRHGTPDPEAFDEVYNGRLIQGRPVARAGRHHGGAGYEVHIDGAELHMMRNADGSWISVVNHYAPVPTPRAAARAAVDELRGARLVPFPAAG, encoded by the coding sequence ATGCCCGAACTCAGCCGCCGTCGCGCACTCGCCGCGGGCGCCGCGCTCACCGCCGCCGCCGGAACGCTCTCGATCGCCCCGGGCATGGCCGCCACCGCCCGGCGGCACGGCACCCCGGACCCGGAAGCCTTCGACGAGGTCTACAACGGCCGCCTGATACAGGGCAGGCCGGTCGCCCGAGCGGGCCGCCACCACGGCGGCGCCGGCTACGAGGTGCACATCGACGGCGCGGAACTGCACATGATGCGCAACGCGGACGGCAGCTGGATCAGCGTCGTCAACCACTACGCGCCGGTGCCGACACCACGCGCCGCCGCACGTGCCGCGGTCGACGAGCTGCGGGGCGCCCGGCTCGTCCCGTTCCCCGCCGCCGGCTGA
- a CDS encoding aldo/keto reductase: MDEREFGRSGQHASVVGLGTWQLGADWGDVDEKDALAVLEAAAESGVTFFDTADVYGDGRSEQTIATFLGGRPDLHVLVATKMGRRVDQIPENYVLDNFRAWNDRSRRNLGVDRVDLVQLHCPPTAVYSSDAVFDALDTLVEEERVAAYGVSVETCAEALTAIARPHVVSVQIILNPFRMKPLREVLPAAREAGVGIIARVPLASGLLSGKYTKDTVFAENDHRTYNRHGESFDQGETFSGVDYATGVEAAAEFAALAPEGYTPAQLALRWIIQQPGVTTVIPGARSAEQSRANAAAAKLPALSDATLQAIEDLYDRRIKEQVESRW; this comes from the coding sequence ATGGATGAGCGTGAATTCGGCAGATCTGGTCAGCATGCGTCGGTCGTCGGTCTCGGTACCTGGCAGCTGGGTGCCGACTGGGGTGACGTCGACGAGAAGGACGCCCTCGCGGTGCTGGAGGCGGCGGCGGAGTCCGGCGTGACCTTCTTCGACACCGCCGACGTGTACGGCGACGGACGCAGCGAGCAGACCATCGCCACGTTCCTGGGCGGCCGGCCCGACCTGCACGTGCTGGTCGCCACCAAGATGGGCCGGCGCGTCGACCAGATCCCCGAGAACTACGTGCTGGACAACTTCCGTGCCTGGAACGACCGGTCCCGGCGCAACCTCGGCGTCGACCGCGTGGACCTGGTTCAGCTGCACTGCCCGCCCACCGCGGTCTACTCCAGCGACGCGGTGTTCGACGCCCTGGACACCCTGGTCGAGGAGGAGCGCGTCGCCGCCTACGGCGTGAGCGTGGAGACCTGCGCCGAGGCGCTGACCGCGATCGCCCGGCCTCATGTGGTGAGCGTGCAGATCATCCTCAACCCGTTCCGCATGAAGCCGCTGCGCGAGGTGCTGCCGGCCGCCCGGGAGGCGGGCGTCGGCATCATCGCCCGGGTGCCGCTGGCCTCCGGCCTGCTGTCCGGCAAGTACACCAAGGACACCGTCTTCGCCGAGAACGACCACCGCACCTACAACCGGCACGGCGAGTCCTTCGACCAGGGCGAGACCTTCTCCGGCGTCGACTACGCCACCGGCGTCGAGGCCGCCGCCGAGTTCGCCGCCCTCGCCCCCGAGGGGTACACCCCGGCTCAGCTGGCGCTGCGCTGGATCATCCAGCAGCCCGGCGTCACCACGGTGATCCCCGGTGCCCGCTCCGCCGAGCAGTCCCGCGCCAACGCGGCGGCCGCCAAGCTGCCCGCCCTGTCCGACGCCACCCTCCAGGCGATCGAGGACCTCTACGACCGGCGGATCAAGGAGCAGGTGGAGAGCCGCTGGTAG